In Scylla paramamosain isolate STU-SP2022 chromosome 19, ASM3559412v1, whole genome shotgun sequence, a single genomic region encodes these proteins:
- the LOC135110017 gene encoding uncharacterized protein LOC135110017 produces MLQPGEGSGKTSRAPRLTFNGETLTPRDEVGVLGVTYDRKLTFRTHVERLAREASGKLASLRRISYLLDAKGLELLYKAQVRSSLEYACLAWGGAANKHLALLDKVQDRAARLIRNSELGLQPALHTIQHRRDVAGLTVMFKVQQQRVPHLQALRQPARHAEVTTRAVTRSPGELHQPRCRTWHHQRQFLNTYIGWWNEFVTVQPSVEGWTRQQFKTAVNDYIKILGVSMDRGLRFDHHIAVVTS; encoded by the exons ATGTTGCAGCCTGGGGAAGGAAGTGGCAA GACAAGTAGAGCCCCTCGCCTCACCTTCAACGGGGAGACACTGACGCCGCGGGATGAGGTGGGGGTGCTGGGGGTCACTTACGACCGTAAGTTGACCTTCAGAACCCACGTGGAGCGACTCGCCAGAgaggcctcagggaagctggcatccctgaggagaatcTCCTACCTCCTTGACGCCAAGGGACTGGAGTTACTCTACAAGGCGCAGGTCCGCTCCTCCTTGGAGTACGCGTGCCTGGCCTGGGGTGGCGCGGCAAACAAGCACCTAGCTctcctggacaaggtgcaggacCGAGCGGCGAGGCTCATCAGGAACAGTGAGCTCGGCCTTCAGCCTGCACTGCACACCATCCAGCACCGACGAGACGTGGCGGGCCTCACCGTCATGTTCAAGGTGCAACAGCAACGGGTGCCGCACCTACAGGCTCTCCGGCAGCCTGCCCGACATGCCGAAGTCACCACCAGAGCTGTCACACGTTCCCCTGGGGAGCTGCACCAGCCCAGGTGCAGAACGTGGCACCAtcaaagacagtttctgaacACATACATTGGCTGGTGGAACGAGTTTGTTACCGTGCAGCCAAGTGTTGAAGGCTGGACCAGGCAGCAGTTCaagactgcagtgaat GATtacatcaagatcctgggcgtgtctatggaccgcggcctacgcttcgatcaccacatcgctGTCGTCACCAGCtag